One Amaranthus tricolor cultivar Red isolate AtriRed21 chromosome 1, ASM2621246v1, whole genome shotgun sequence DNA window includes the following coding sequences:
- the LOC130797449 gene encoding uncharacterized protein At1g08160-like: protein MSRKVCFIIILVNIILLGGAAVFIAWYSDHMVFPSITVEQGAINAYNFTSDNRLNATFIFVVHSKNRDPKYTIEYNQVVVSVYHVNGYSLTYEKESPYVEHHGNGTFFTAHPVAHNVVINDTNVADMIRNETMGGHLDLEVRVRAKVKFEVRRWKHRHYLIKAICTPVIVNFTTWKTSSKTYCYVDSFQT, encoded by the coding sequence ATGTCTAGAAAAGTTTGTTTTATAATCATTTTAGTAAACATTATTCTCTTAGGAGGTGCAGCCGTTTTCATCGCTTGGTATTCCGATCATATGGTGTTCCCTTCAATCACGGTCGAGCAAGGCGCGATTAATGCGTACAATTTCACGTCTGATAATCGGCTCAATGCTACATTCATCTTCGTAGTCCACTCGAAAAATCGAGATCCAAAATACACGATCGAATATAATCAAGTTGTGGTGTCGGTGTATCATGTTAATGGGTATAGTTTAACGTACGAGAAAGAGAGTCCATACGTCGAGCACCATGGGAATGGTACGTTTTTTACGGCTCATCCTGTGGCACACAACGTGGTGATCAATGACACGAACGTGGCTGATATGATACGAAACGAGACGATGGGCGGACATTTGGATTTGGAAGTAAGAGTTAGGGCTAAAGTTAAATTTGAGGTTAGAAGATGGAAGCATAGACATTATCTTATCAAGGCAATTTGTACTCCCGTTATAGTTAATTTTACAACGTGGAAGACATCTAGTAAAACATATTGTTATGTAGATAGTTTTCAAACATGA
- the LOC130823279 gene encoding NDR1/HIN1-like protein 6: MSYKSCLTWCIGSLIIMFILVGLPIIIYYAVVQPKNPTFTLDHASVTGFNLTSDNHFTAFFDLVIRANNPNHKMKLKYSRVRVNIFKNKQRLAEDALDKFSQRKRNVTLLRSEVVALNVKLKESPGSNIRFETESGYIDFDVFMTATLNSNNLEVNCKHAIVNISEQTIEASAPNNKLNHNFRSIGCSVRVYNDDA; the protein is encoded by the coding sequence ATGTCTTACAAATCTTGTTTAACATGGTGTATTGGTAGTTTAATCATCATGTTCATCTTGGTAGGCTTACCCATAATCATCTATTACGCCGTAGTCCAACCCAAAAACCCGACATTCACCCTCGACCACGCCTCCGTGACCGGATTCAACCTAACATCCGACAATCATTTTACGGCGTTCTTTGATTTGGTGATTCGGGCTAATAACCCGAACCACAAAATGAAGCTCAAGTACTCGCGAGTTCgagttaatatatttaaaaataaacaaaggtTGGCCGAAGATGCCTTGGATAAGTTTTCGCAAAGAAAAAGGAATGTAACTTTGTTACGATCTGAGGTCGTCGCACTTAACGTGAAACTTAAGGAATCTCCTGGTTCTAATATTCGGTTTGAAACTGAGTCCGGGTACAttgattttgatgtttttatGACGGCCACTTTAAATTCCAATAATTTGGAGGTTAATTGTAAGCACGCAATTGTGAATATAAGTGAACAAACTATTGAAGCGTCCGCTCCTAACAATAAATTGAATCATAATTTTCGAAGCATAGGATGCAGTGTACGTGTTTATAACGATGATgcttaa